From Hydractinia symbiolongicarpus strain clone_291-10 chromosome 12, HSymV2.1, whole genome shotgun sequence, one genomic window encodes:
- the LOC130621769 gene encoding E3 ubiquitin-protein ligase HECW2-like isoform X1 encodes MVKLRDRCPSVANLEEADNSENPLRRAYSENNLDHSTEDLRHSTLSVSCKRVNLGEKIIVTWQLAKSPTPKDKLALYYQGEHCPSKFIDAKNKHIGKNTVGSCTWYICKDSKFNEVVNVCVFKYLRGESNECVATSPAFTICCPLSSLSAEMTPPMAIPGVDDLLEIKVSGLRASNLKRGFFGKPNPAVKINIVPRVRHLAAFQKHHGQQIKTLPQSNTTDPRWDEKNHDILATAADLLEIEVRNKSKGRPATSKFLGKLVFPVSKIIEICGLNSSRRITQHLIGRTTADKVQGTFTFTLNIKKSAKKAEYRFPRLSKRISASGPSDATPPTPSPTSSPTTSSASSSSTVTINVAKPRPHSYHPQVREKNGTSKFRQRTSSAASYEEVDDVISRTSIQEEETADVEISDEALSSEPSSATLPFRNKSCSEDPEHLYAELEVESPILEEENMTCDIIQNSTAQTNGIVTKTSTDDVVYKPNMLQESNYFRESRSDSALLERPDISTDIRVDSSNNINKLQVDGGDQCHTPPRSTFYHAYSDDRALNGSNNSSSEEEEEQEEQSFVRMTTSDIQDDGVDGDNEESDDNNSLRNACGNASDDDTCHVSVDENEKEVNVEGEEQAFADEEYAEGEEEEERHSDADEEERHFDDEEEEEEHADNKEVDNPDENEEEHADDEEGYVEVEHEFTHDEIESYESSDVEENEEHCSSRSAFLSSSSSHEVYRVNSCERLLEEAEISENETSAPEHLFVDGLEPRTASVSQRKTQNTEWSALNLYELVNINAPKTENTLHTDSSTVHLHNESNSKTNIACSIENDSSITNFESAGGEAREISEADNTVVSMTTVASLFENEMNLIEFESENNSNINNEHIKEENTDNKLNFKETEQSTVLESLFNQDQYNNTSEYLFDIPYSTREHDIITEQQAVSDNEVAGQQNEDLIERDNSTSVSTENKTVIQSSTVSNSPDQNDLVRPTQEDTSNDTFDRCSASSGETVNDKKVIYSGGARPRDKKVYTKPTPPFFLDSLGERMREVQNFHPTNWSGSTDLKELTENREIIKISDSGLFKNATDVPAVPERIDLLMSTTQERVGREEEDEEEEANIVILKTNEELRDAGVSSFINIAPSQSHPSKEVDTHKATVASDTCTTSLYTTACTNVVSGSSSETHTTPVSDTNNIRNVPLSRNDLNNRSLGRRNSHGSKNKVNLAQLIESEFPPFTCHQTTVATQTTSTTTSVHRVNAKTDQASATKVTSVVTSSTSTGALSFAISATQTESGNTSLSMTPLASGVRISTHAPPSRVRSNITITDTSSSGLSSSSLINKEGRRSLRSKKSTRPRIARNENRQSIDISVTASPPRTPIAENVTVQPTGEILGALDVSNDIPPPLPPREVNPRRVVGPTVRPNVSAAKPKPARITHTDSAVTNREHSQTNYKTAASREGAGRARQTPRVMNRLTAATTGRSPTSSRKPGQGGDDRMPSNWEKAVDSHGRVYYIDHNNKTTTWHRPRIDAPTSPEHNVNTQLEQLDRRYQSLRRTIRAGKKTGEVQEGTSRSSETASASSESSQGATAAGAEGSNTQTPTASSVSRTPSLVERSRERAITDSPGCLFIRRRDFFQFINNHTLAAQFLHRNNTLKQIINRVRAEPSKFERYQHSRDVVTLLNFFANDAAPLPPGWEMKTDQFGQSYFVDHARRATTFIDPRLPIEDTSRSRRHREGDASSSTAEQQPSSSRRQRRPPQTAPPPPNYSEQPSHSVEAEAPAALPKTYDEKVVAFLKQDGIKDILKDREAEYANKSSLQRKISFIQRDGVNGLKRLQNDMELVILLSMFEEDIQSYVPKNALPQTLPREPSSRGTISSGRTPAPYRRDFEAKIRTFHKQMVQNGYGQGPGKIRLKIRRTHVLQDAFEQVMKQSPRALHKEKLYIKFTGEEGLDYGGPAREFFFMISRELFNPYYGLFEYSASDTYTLQVSPASRYADNANNWFRFAGRIIALALIHQHLLDVFFTRTIYKALLREPWDLSDVETIDQEYHQSLTWMLENDITDILDLVFTVNEEVFGHSEVNERELKPNGRNIPVTERNKREYVDLNVKWKVERGMGEQMEQLIKGFSEALDLQMISLFDDRELELVIAGTADIDIKDWRKNTEYRSGYHDKHGVVQWFWKAVDSFSNERRLRLIQFVTGTSSIPYEGFGALRGSTGLKKFTIDCYGTSDMLPRAHTCFNRLDLPPYKNYDTLLEKLLYAIEETSTFGIE; translated from the exons ATGGTAAAGTTACGAGATCGTTGTCCATCTGTTGCTAATTTAGAAGAAGCTGATAATTCTGAAAACCCATTACGACGAGCTTACAGTGAAAACAACCTTGATCATTCAACAGAGGATCTTAGACATTCTACATTATCTGTAAGTTGTAAACGAGTCAATttaggtgaaaaaatcattgtgACATGGCAGCTGGCAAAGTCTCCAACACCGAAAGACAAGCTAGCCCTATATTATCAag GTGAACATTGTCCTAGTAAATTTATTGATGCAAAGAACAAACACATTGGGAAAAACACAGTTGGTTCATGTACATGGTATATTTGTAAAGATTCAAAATTCAATGAAG tagTCAATGTTTGTGTTTTCAAGTATCTACGTGGTGAATCAAACGAATGTGTTGCAACTAGTCCTGCATTTACTATATGCTGCCCGTTGTCATCTCTTTCAGCTGAA atGACTCCACCAATGGCAATCCCTGGTGTAGATGATTTGTTAGAAATTAAAGTGTCTG GATTACGGGCCAGTAACTTAAAACGGGGTTTTTTTGGTAAGCCAAACCCTGCTGTGAAAATTAACATTGTACCAAGAGTAAGGCATTTAGCAGCATTTCAAAAGCACCATGGTCAACAGATAAAAACTCTTCCACAGTCAAACACAACCGATCCCAGATGGGATGAAAAG AATCATGATATACTGGCTACTGCAGCTGATCTTCTTGAGATTGAAGTTCGTAATAAATCAAAAGGTAGACCAGCGACTAGCAAATTCCTTGGAAAGCTTGTGTTTCCTGTTtcaaaaatcattgaaatttgTGGTTTAAACTC TTCACGAAGAATTACACAGCATCTGATTGGTAGAACAACTGCTGATAAAGTTCAAGGGACTTTCACTTTCACTCTGAATATCAAGAAGTCCGCTAAAAAAGCAGAGTATAGATTTC ctcgCTTATCAAAACGAATTTCTGCTTCCGGACCTTCTGACGCCACGCCGCCAACCCCCTCACCCACTTCCTCACCCACTACCTCATCCGCTTCCTCATCATCCACTGTTACTATAAACGTCGCAAAACCTCGTCCTCATTCGTATCACCCCCAAGTGCGTGAAAAGAACGGAACGTCCAAGTTCCGACAACGAACTTCTTCTGCTGCATCGTATGAAGAAGTCGATGACGTAATAAGTCGTACGTCTATTCAGGAAGAAGAAACAGCTGACGTTGAAATTTCCGACGAAGCACTGAGTAGTGAGCCGTCTTCTGCAACACTACCATTTCGTAATAAGTCATGTTCTGAGGATCCAGAACATCTTTACGCTGAACTTGAAGTTGAAAGTCCCATTTTGGAAGAAGAAAATATGACGTGCGATATTATCCAAAACTCAACGGCGCAAACTAACGGTATTGTAACGAAAACATCCACCGACGATGTCGTTTATAAACCGAACATGTTGCAGGAAAGTAATTACTTTCGCGAATCGAGAAGTGATTCTGCTTTGTTGGAAAGACCTGACATATCGACTGACATTCGCGTAGACTCTTCAAATAACATTAACAAATTACAAGTCGATGGTGGTGATCAATGCCATACTCCTCCACGGAGCACCTTCTACCACGCTTATAGTGACGATCGCGCTCTAAACGGTTCTAATAACAGCTCaagtgaagaagaagaagagcagGAAGAACAGAGTTTCGTGAGGATGACAACAAGCGACATCCAAGATGACGGCGTCGACGGCGATAATGAAGAGTCTGACGATAACAATTCTTTAAGGAATGCTTGTGGAAACGCAAGTGACGACGATACGTGTCATGTTAGCGTTGATGAGAATGAAAAAGAAGTAAACGTTGAAGGAGAAGAACAAGCGTTTGCTGATGAGGAGTACGCTGAGGGAGAAGAGGAGGAGGAAAGACATTCTGATGCTGATGAGGAGGAAAGACATTTTGATGATGAGGAGGAGGAGGAAGAACATGCCGATAATAAAGAAGTAGATAATCCCGACGAAAACGAGGAGGAGCATGCCGACGACGAGGAAGGTTATGTCGAAGTGGAGCATGAATTCACACACGACGAGATAGAATCTTATGAATCCAGTGACGTGGAAGAAAATGAAGAACATTGTTCCTCACGGAGtgcttttctttcttcttcttcttcacacGAAGTGTATCGCGTAAATAGCTGTGAAAGACTCCTAGAGGAAGCTGAAATAAGTGAAAATGAAACTTCTGCGCCAGAACATCTTTTTGTCGATGGATTAGAACCAAGAACCGCGAGTGTGTCCcaaagaaaaacacaaaatacagAATGGAGTGCGTTAAATCTTTACGAGTTAGTAAATATAAATGCTCCGAAAACTGAAAACACTTTACACACAGATTCTAGTACGGTCCACCTTCACAATGAGTCAAATTCTAAAACGAATATCGCATGTTCTATTGAAAACGATTCTAGTATTACTAATTTTGAATCAGCAGGTGGTGAAGCCAGAGAAATAAGTGAGGCAGATAACACAGTTGTTTCTATGACAACAGTTGCTTCACTGTTCGAAAACGAAATGAATTTGATTGAATTTGAAAGTGAGAATAATAGTAATATAAATAATGAAcatataaaagaagaaaacactGATAACAAATTAAACTTTAAAGAAACAGAGCAATCAACTGTACTGGAAAGTTTGTTTAATCAAGACCAGTACAATAACACATCAGAATACTTGTTTGACATTCCATATAGTACAAGAGAACATGATATAATAACGGAACAGCAAGCCGTCAGTGATAACGAAGTGGCTGGACAACAAAACGAAGATCTGATCGAACGAGACAATTCAACGTCAGTTTCGACTGAAAACAAAACTGTTATTCAAAGTTCGACTGTTTCAAACTCACCAGACCAGAATGACTTAGTTCGTCCAACACAAGAAGATACCTCGAATGATACTTTTGACAGATGTAGCGCGAGCTCTGGTGAAACCGTGAATGATAAGAAAGTGATCTACAGTGGAGGAGCACGACCACGTGATAAAAAAGTATACACAAAACCCACCCCTCCGTTTTTTCTCGACTCGCTTGGAGAAAGGATGCGCGAGGTACAGAATTTCCACCCAACCAATTGGAGCGGGTCGACAGATTTAAAAGAACTGACAGAAAATCGagaaatcataaaaatatcagATTCGGGTCTTTTCAAGAATGCGACGGATGTGCCTGCTGTTCCAGAACGTATTGACCTGCTAATGTCTACCACACAGGAACGTGTTGGCAGGGAAGAGGAggacgaagaagaagaagctaATATAGTTATCTTGAAAACCAACGAGGAACTTAGAGATGCTGGTGTATCTTCATTTATAAACATTGCACCCTCACAATCTCACCCGTCGAAAGAAGTGGACACACATAAAGCGACTGTTGCTAGCGACACTTGTACAACATCCTTATATACAACTGCCTGTACAAACGTTGTGTCTGGTTCTTCATCAGAAACCCATACTACTCCAGTGAGTGACACAAATAACATTCGTAATGTTCCACTTTCTCGTAACGACctaaataacagaagtttaggAAGAAGAAATTCACACGGGAGTAAAAACAAAGTGAATTTAGCACAGCTGATAGAAAGTGAATTCCCACCATTTACTTGCCATCAAAccaccgttgcaactcaaacgaccAGTACGACCACATCTGTACATAGGGTGAATGCAAAGACTGACCAAGCAAGTGCGACAAAAGTCACCTCTGTCGTCACTTCTTCAACAAGTACTGGTGCGCTGTCTTTCGCAATTTCTGCAACTCAGACTGAATCTGGAAATACGTCTTTGTCTATGACACCTTTGGCAAGCGGTGTCCGTATTTCTACGCATGCGCCCCCTTCACGAGTGAGATCAAATATAACAATAACAGACACGTCTTCTTCCGGACTCTCTTCATCCTCTCTTATTAACAAAGAGGGCCGTCGTAGTTTGCGTAGTAAAAAGAGTACAAGACCACGAATAGCCAGGAATGAAAACAGGCAAAGCATCGACATAAGCGTAACAGCATCTCCTCCCAGAACGCCAATTGCCGAGAACGTGACTGTTCAACCCACTGGAGAGATACTGGGCGCTTTAGATGTTAGCAATGATATCCCACCTCCGCTTCCACCTCGCGAGGTTAACCCTCGACGAGTGGTTGGGCCGACCGTAAGACCAAACGTGAGCGCAGCTAAACCAAAACCAGCTCGCATCACACACACTGACAGCGCTGTAACTAATCGAGAACATAGCCAGACTAACTACAAGACTGCTGCTAGTCGAGAAGGTGCAGGAAGAGCCAGACAAACACCAAGAGTGATGAACCGACTTACCGCTGCTACTACTGGGCGTTCACCGACGTCTTCAAGAAAACCAGGACAAGGTGGTGACGATCGGATGCCGTCAA ATTGGGAAAAAGCTGTCGACTCACATGGAAGAGTGTATTATATCGATCACAATAACAAAACAACCACGTGGCATCGTCCAAGAATAGACG CTCCAACCTCACCTGAGCACAATGTCAATACACAACTTGAGCAACTTGATCGAAG ATATCAAAGTTTACGTAGAACTATAAGAGCTGGCAAGAAAACTGGCGAAGTGCAAGAGGGGACTTCAAGGTCTTCAGAAACAGCATCAGCATCATCTGAATCTTCACAAGGTGCAACAGCTGCAGGAGCAGAAGGAAGTAACACACAAACTCCAACAGCTAGTAGCGTTAGCAGGACACCTTCACTTGTTGAACGGTCAAGAGAACGTGCTATTACCGACTCTCCTGGCTGTTTGTTCATACGACGAAGAGATTTTTTCCAATTTATAAATAACCATACT CTTGCAGCTCAATTCCTACATCGCAACAACACCTTAAAACAGATAATTAATCGCGTCCGTGCTGAACCTTCAAAGTTTGAAAG gTATCAACACAGCCGTGATGTTGTAACGCTGTTGAATTTCTTCGCAAACGATGCAGCACCCCTCCCACCTGGCTGGGAAATGAAAACCGATCAGTTTGGCCAG tcgTATTTTGTTGATCATGCCCGTCGAGCAACAACGTTTATTGACCCAAGATTGCCTATCGAAGATACATCAAGATCTCGTCGCCATCGTGAG GGTGATGCTTCGTCATCTACAGCTGAACAGCAACCCTCCTCATCACGAAGACAAAGACGCCCTCCACAAACTGCTCCACCGCCACCAAATTACTCAGAACAACCTTCACATAGTGTAGAAGCAGAAGCACCTGCTGCCTTACCTAAAA CCTATGATGAAAAAGTTGTTGCTTTCTTAAAGCAAGATGGTATTAAAGATATCTTAAAAGATCGAGAAGCAGAATATGCAAACAAGTCTTCATTGCA aCGAAAAATATCGTTCATCCAACGAGATGGTGTTAATGGTCTAAAACGTCTTCAGAATGATATGGAGTTAGTCATACTTTTAAG TATGTTCGAAGAAGATATTCAAAGTTACGTACCTAAGAATGCCTTGCCGCAAACATTACCCAGAGAACCGTCTTCACGAG GAACTATATCATCTGGTCGCACGCCTGCTCCGTATCGTCGTGATTTTGAAGCTAAAATTCGAACATTTCACAAACAGATGGTTCAAAATGGTTATGGTCAGGGACCAGGAAAAATTAG ATTAAAAATTCGACGTACACATGTCTTACAAGATGCTTTTGAGCAAGTCATGAAACAGTCCCCTCGGGCTTTGCacaaagaaaaactttataTCAAATTTACAGGCGAGGAAGGCCTCGACTATGGTGGTCCAGCTCGCGAATTTTTCTTCATGATTTCAAGAGAACTTTTTAACCCTTATTACGGCTTATTCGAATATTCTGCTAGTGACACATACACGTTGCAAGTTAGTCCTGCGTCAAGATATGCTGACAACGCCAATAACTG gTTTCGGTTTGCTGGTCGAATCATTGCTCTTGCATTAATTCATCAGCATCTTCTGGATGTGTTTTTTACAAGAACTATTTACAAAGCTTTGTTAAGAGA GCCATGGGACTTGAGTGACGTTGAAACAATCGATCAGGAGTACCACCAAAGTTTGACGTGGATGCTGGAAAACGACATCACTGATATTCTCGACCTTGTGTTTACTGTGAACGAAGAAGTTTTCGGTCATAGCGAG GTAAACGAACGAGAATTGAAACCGAACGGTAGAAACATTCCAGTAACAGAGCGAAACAAACGTGAATATGTGGACCTCAACGTGAAATGGAAAGTCGAACGTGGAATGGGGGAACAAATGGAGCAACTGATAAAAGGCTTCTCAGAG GCGCTAGATTTACAAATGATCTCTCTCTTCGATGATCGCGAATTGGAACTGGTTATAGCTGGAACTGCTGATATTGATATTAAAGATTGGCGAAAAAACACTGAATATCGATCAG GTTACCACGATAAACATGGCGTTGTACAATGGTTTTGGAAAGCCGTCGACTCGTTTTCAAACGAACGGCGTCTAAGACTCATTCAG